The Malus sylvestris chromosome 3, drMalSylv7.2, whole genome shotgun sequence genomic sequence CTCCCTTCAAAACAATCagtaagtctctctctctctctctctctctctctctctctcttagttCAATCAATTTAATTCCACGATCTGTATACTTATATATTCTTGATTTAATATCAAATTTGCTTTTCAAAAAAcaatttcttcttttgtttggtGATGAAATCTaataaattttctgtattttgggTAGGTTTATAAACCCATTTAGCTCCTTCATGTCGCTTCCAAATGAAGAAAATGATATGTCCTCTTCTCCCGATGCTCAGGTATTTCCCCTTTTACATTCAAAGCAACatccttttgtttctttttgcaTTTGGGTTTTGCGGTATTGGACCTGGAAGAAGTTGAgggattttgaacttttggttTGAATCTGTATGAAAAATGGGTTGGAAAATTTTTGTGGGTTTTGAGttgttatgtgtttaaatgcaTTGAGATGGAGATGTAGGTTAGGCCGGTTGGTTATGACATTGTGCTTCCCCCTTGCAGCCTAGTTCGCATCCTCGTCCTCgtaaattagagtagtttagagTAGTGTCTTGTCAAtagaaaaatgaagataaaatTAATGCAGTGAGATGCATTTTGTCCATTTGTAGATGATTTCACAGTTATCTGTTCTTGACCTTTTGGAAGAACAAATTACTAGCTCTGTTGATTTCAATGGCTAAGTGGTTATGTACTAGTAAGTTGTAGATATCTTGCTTTGGTTTGGTGATCACATCTTTTCGAGAAAGAGAAAATGCCCAAGATACAAGGGTTGTCTTCTGCCATTTACCAAATTCTTTGTCAAGATGAGCAAATTGATGGAACTAAAGATATGAGTTTGATTATCATAGTGGAAGAAACTGGTGGATTTTACGTTTTCAATAAATGTTTAGGTATGGGATGTTCGAAGGCCAATCCCTCTGGTATTATCATAAATTTCTACTTCAGAGCAGTATAGGGTTTTTCATTTTGTTGGCGAATGTTCTAGTGTAGGCAACGCCTAGAATAAAGATGATTAATGTAACCTCGAAACTTAACATTTGAAAGATTTCGTGTGTGCATGTAGAAATCAGTTGACAATATAATTTCGTAATTTGATGGCTTGTGGTTGCAGCTTTCGTCTCATGTTTTTGGGGACCTCCTCGATTCAATTATTGTTGATGTTGCATCTGAGTGTCATCGAATAGCAAAGTTGGGTCTTGATCGTAattttgaagaagaggaagaagaactaAGGCTTTCAGCCCAAGCACGGGTGAGGGTAGCTGATCCTAGTAATAGTGGTGAAGCAAATGGCAAGTATGTGGTTGACATATTTGGGCAGAATCATCCTTCTGTAGCCAGTGAAGTGTTTGTGTGCATGAATTGTGGTCGGTCTATCGTTGCTGGGAGGTTTGCTCCTCATCTGGAGAAGTGTATGGGAAAGGTAATTATCTGTCATCTCTTCATGTAGTAGACATTCCCCCGGTTTTTATTTGTGAAGTCCTTAAATGAGAGACTAATAGATATTGTGATTTGTTGCTCCACCACAGGGTAGAAAGGCTCGCCTCAAAGTGACAAGAAGTAGCACGGCTGCACAGACTCGGAATTCACGGGGAAACCCTGCATCTACATACTCCACATATTCAAATTCCAACAGCACAAACCGATTATCAAATGGAGCATCCGCTGTTGCTGGTGAGGAGTACTCAAATGGTGCATTGGAAGAGCCATGAAACAGTTTAAGAACTGGTGAGCTCCCCAAGTTACTTGGATGCAATGGATCTTGCATATTTGCTTAGGTCGTGATGTTTGTGGAAATGGAAGCCAAATTTCGAATAGCAGTCTGTTGGTTTAGTCCACTTTCCACTGTGATATAATATGACCGGAGGAATTATGTGATGACATTCGTTTTCTAGTACGAAGAAGAGCACCGTGTATATAACATTCTTGATCGTACCTTGAATGATAATTCTGAGTCTCATAAAAGTTGATTTTGTTTCTGAATTCTAATTGTTTGCTGAACttatatattacatatataagAAAACCCAATCCAAGCTTTGTTAATTACAATGGCTAAAGTCTGTTGTAGTCTTCGTAATGTGAttcaaaacatcaaaatttgaaacaatTCATGTATGAATTCAAATGTCAGTTGCCAGTAAGTGTTTCAGACTTCCGTTCCATGCTGGCTTCTTGTTGCATTTTCGGCTTCcatttttgttgatgttgcatcTGAGTGTCACCCAATGTCATATAGGTTGAAAATCAGAGTACATGATGAACAAACTAACAAACGGATGAACAGACGAATATCaaatgaatataagtttattaACCGAAAATAAAGAATGACGGCTACAAATCACTAAGGATTACATTGTGATTGACTTATTATTTTATAGAGCTACAaatgatcatatatatatatatatatatatagaaaataacCTAACTCAAATAGGCAAGGGAA encodes the following:
- the LOC126615533 gene encoding SAGA-associated factor 11-like → MSLPNEENDMSSSPDAQLSSHVFGDLLDSIIVDVASECHRIAKLGLDRNFEEEEEELRLSAQARVRVADPSNSGEANGKYVVDIFGQNHPSVASEVFVCMNCGRSIVAGRFAPHLEKCMGKGRKARLKVTRSSTAAQTRNSRGNPASTYSTYSNSNSTNRLSNGASAVAGEEYSNGALEEP